The Candidatus Neomarinimicrobiota bacterium nucleotide sequence CAACCATGGATTTCGGTGAACTGCTGAATGAACTTGCCCTCTCTCTGAATGCTCTTCACCGCCGCAATGTTTGCGGACAGGGGGAAACTTTGGCACAATGTTTCATTCTTTCATCCGTTCCTGATGATGGTATACATATGAGTAGCCTCGCCAGGAAACTAGGCATAGACAACAGCACCTTGACACGACTGATGGAAAATCTAGAAAAACACAATTTGGCATTTCGGAAAAGAGGTGAGAATGACAGGCGGCTTGTTAATGTCTTCCTGTCGGAACAAGGCCAGGCTGTCATGTCCCGGTTTGAGGAGCGTATTGAAGATCTTGGCAGTCGAATCCTTGAGGACCTGCCACCTGAGAAGCGGGAACCGGTGAAGGAATCTCTGGAATTGCTATTGTGGAGTCTTTCAAAAGAACTTTTACGAACGAGCTGATCTATAATTTGCAGAATACAAGGATGCACAGTCGTTTTTCATCGCTCCTTCTACAGTGGTATGACAAGGCCCAGAGGGATTTGCCGTGGCGGGGAGAGGAGGACCCTTACAAAATCTGGCTCTCAGAAGTGATGTTGCAGCAGACACAGGTTGATACAGTGATACCTTATTACAGAAAGTGGGTGGAACGTTTCCCTTCCGTCGAGTCTGTGGCATTGGCCACTCAGGATGAACTCCTCAAGTTCTGGGAAGGTCTCGGTTACTATTCACGTTGCCGAAATTTCCACAAGGCATGTAAGATTGTTACTGCCGGGCACGGTGGAAAAGTACCAGGTGAATGGGAGACATTTCTCAGCCTCCCTGGGGTGGGGGGTTACACTGCTGCCGCTGTGTTATCTATCGCATTTAATCAACCTTACTTTGTCATTGACGGAAATGTGAAGCGCGTCATGGCTCGTCTACTCGCATTTAGTGATATAGTCGAAAAAGGGACAGCTCTCTTTGAAGGAAAACTGGATAAATGGCTTAATCAGGACCGCCCCGGTGATTTTAATGAAGCCATGATGGAATTGGGAAGTCAGATTTGCCGACGGAATGAGCCCCACTGCTTTGAATGTCCTGTAGAATATTTCTGTAAGGCAAAAGCAGAAGGGAATCCTGTTGTGTATCCCAATATTCCTAAAAAGAAAGAACGGCCACACAAAACAATCGTGGCCGGAATCATCTGGAATGATGGCAAGTTTCTCATTCAAAAGAGACCAGATGCAGGACTTTTGGGTGGTCTGTGGGAGTTTCCCGGAGGTAAAGTAGAAAACGGTGAGGCGTTGGACAATACCCTCGTCCGGGAGATACGAGAGGAAACAGGATTAAGCGTTGAGCCAGGCAAAAAAGTAGGTGCTGTTGATCACGCATACACGCACTTCTCTATCACGTTGCACCTTTATCACTGTAAACTATCCAGGTCTCTGAAAGCCAACGATGCCCTCGATACTCATCGTTGGATCCAGCCAGAGGAGCGGTCTCAATTTGCTTTTCCTGGTGCAAATCACAAATTGTTCCATATACTTGAATCTCAATCATGGACAAATCATGAGTGATCTGCAATATCATCTGATCCGACTTGCAAGAAAATTAGATAAATTTGCAGGGTCATCACTATGAGTTGGTGGATTTGGCTTGTTGCTGCTGTTTTGGTCTTTTTTGCCATTACCGCCGGTAAGATACTCAGGACGACTGAGGTTCATGGTCAAGAGACATCTGGGGAAACCACTTCACCCTTCGATTTCCGCCACTCAATTTTTTCTTTCATTTTTTATCCCATAGGTTTTTTCACATTTGTTTTTACTGTTCTTACGCTGACACCACTGATCTTTGTTTTTCATCCTAAACGTGTACATTGGGCTATCCGTTTTTACGGGAGATTGATGCTCTTGAGTTTTGGCGTCATTGTTCGGCTGGAGGGGAAGGAAAAACTCAAACGGGAAAAGGCATATCTTCTTCTCATCAATCATGAGTCGCTATTTGATGTGTTTCTCATGGCGTGTCTCACATTTCGTCAGGTAACAGCCTTGGGTGCTGCTTATCAGTTCAAATTGCCACTTTGGGGACTTATGCTGAAACGTTACGGCATCATCCCTTTAATGAGAAGGAACATCAGTGAAGCGATGGAAGCTGTAGAAATGGCACGGGAGAAGCTTGAATCAGGCATTTGCGTTTTCATAGCACCGGAAGGAACGCGTACTGAAACAGGAGAGTTGAAACCTTTTAAAAAAGGGCCGTTTCACCTGGCATTTGGTGCAAGGGCCGATATTTTGTTCGC carries:
- a CDS encoding MarR family transcriptional regulator — translated: MDFGELLNELALSLNALHRRNVCGQGETLAQCFILSSVPDDGIHMSSLARKLGIDNSTLTRLMENLEKHNLAFRKRGENDRRLVNVFLSEQGQAVMSRFEERIEDLGSRILEDLPPEKREPVKESLELLLWSLSKELLRTS
- the mutY gene encoding A/G-specific adenine glycosylase codes for the protein MHSRFSSLLLQWYDKAQRDLPWRGEEDPYKIWLSEVMLQQTQVDTVIPYYRKWVERFPSVESVALATQDELLKFWEGLGYYSRCRNFHKACKIVTAGHGGKVPGEWETFLSLPGVGGYTAAAVLSIAFNQPYFVIDGNVKRVMARLLAFSDIVEKGTALFEGKLDKWLNQDRPGDFNEAMMELGSQICRRNEPHCFECPVEYFCKAKAEGNPVVYPNIPKKKERPHKTIVAGIIWNDGKFLIQKRPDAGLLGGLWEFPGGKVENGEALDNTLVREIREETGLSVEPGKKVGAVDHAYTHFSITLHLYHCKLSRSLKANDALDTHRWIQPEERSQFAFPGANHKLFHILESQSWTNHE
- a CDS encoding 1-acyl-sn-glycerol-3-phosphate acyltransferase gives rise to the protein MSWWIWLVAAVLVFFAITAGKILRTTEVHGQETSGETTSPFDFRHSIFSFIFYPIGFFTFVFTVLTLTPLIFVFHPKRVHWAIRFYGRLMLLSFGVIVRLEGKEKLKREKAYLLLINHESLFDVFLMACLTFRQVTALGAAYQFKLPLWGLMLKRYGIIPLMRRNISEAMEAVEMAREKLESGICVFIAPEGTRTETGELKPFKKGPFHLAFGARADILFAVFKGAFEIKRKTDWRIRPGIITIDVGDFILYEDYKDDTIEELQSLARSEMLRLLGKENRSEEGAPT